The Sphingobacteriaceae bacterium genome has a segment encoding these proteins:
- a CDS encoding 2-C-methyl-D-erythritol 4-phosphate cytidylyltransferase — protein sequence MNNYLIIVAGGTGNRMNNTIPKQFIQLNGKEIILYSIEKFRLYQKQIPIIIAVHKEYLEWMQQLLTKHKLENIEICEGGETRFHSVKKALRLLKDKSGIVGIHDAARPFVSVSTIHRCFDMASKKLNAVPSIPVGESLRVIENNKNKAVPRNQYSIIQTPQCFDISKIQKAYEVNYNENFTDDASVYETAGESIYLVEGNSENIKITHPNDLIIAQAYLNVEQ from the coding sequence TTGAATAATTACCTCATCATAGTAGCAGGCGGAACCGGGAATAGAATGAATAATACTATTCCTAAACAATTTATTCAACTTAACGGCAAAGAAATTATTCTATATAGTATTGAAAAGTTTAGATTGTATCAAAAACAAATTCCCATAATCATTGCTGTACATAAAGAATACTTAGAATGGATGCAACAATTATTAACGAAACATAAATTAGAGAACATTGAAATTTGTGAAGGCGGAGAAACTCGATTTCATTCCGTTAAAAAAGCCCTTCGCCTATTAAAAGATAAATCAGGTATAGTTGGAATTCATGATGCAGCCAGACCTTTTGTAAGTGTTTCAACCATTCACCGTTGTTTTGATATGGCCTCAAAAAAATTAAATGCAGTTCCTTCTATTCCCGTTGGAGAATCGCTTCGAGTTATTGAAAACAATAAAAATAAAGCCGTTCCTCGTAATCAGTATTCCATCATTCAAACTCCACAATGTTTTGATATTTCTAAAATTCAAAAAGCGTATGAAGTTAATTATAATGAAAATTTTACCGATGATGCCAGTGTTTATGAGACCGCCGGCGAAAGTATTTATTTAGTTGAAGGTAATTCCGAAAATATTAAAATAACACATCCTAACGATTTAATTATTGCACAAGCTTATTTAAATGTTGAGCAATGA
- a CDS encoding NAD(P)/FAD-dependent oxidoreductase gives MEFDLIVIGGGPSGYAGAMRAIDFGKKVLLIEKNKLGGAAIYDGVLSSKTFWEQALKIAAIRELIPGFEVDFKNLTRLVNEALYERKSQMTIHMRLLQNNLPDLFFYEKGHGLILDKNTVEVKKEDGSTRKFTTHNILVCTGSRPRMPAGIEVDEEIILTSDGIKNIKTLPKSLVVVGAGVIGCEFATIFSALGKTKVYLVDKADRILPFEDEDVAKVISDDLESHGAVIHHGASLKHMQIKNGLVEYELSYKDGTTEKITVEKALISIGRVPNVNNIGFENVGLKMAERGGVWDDDTQTNISNIYVAGDVTTEVALVNVGEREARHAVVRMFGPTVKPLSYKNISTIMFLNPEVAAVGMNEQECRAKDIPHKVVKLDFATNARAIAMRKTKGFFKIIVTNDNGMRILGMRVVGEHASSAIQGVAYLIYTNQGIRELADMMHPHPSIIEGVQECLRMLLNKSIYKPYVFTDRLKCYVYENGKTTPIENFH, from the coding sequence ATGGAATTTGATTTAATAGTAATTGGAGGCGGACCTAGTGGATATGCGGGAGCAATGCGCGCCATAGATTTTGGCAAAAAGGTGCTATTAATAGAAAAAAACAAGTTGGGTGGCGCGGCAATCTATGACGGAGTACTTTCTTCTAAAACATTTTGGGAACAGGCACTAAAAATTGCCGCAATTCGAGAATTGATACCCGGTTTTGAAGTGGATTTTAAAAATTTAACCCGTTTGGTGAATGAAGCCCTGTATGAAAGAAAATCGCAAATGACCATTCATATGCGGTTGCTACAAAACAATTTACCCGATTTATTTTTCTACGAAAAAGGTCACGGTTTAATTTTAGACAAAAATACCGTAGAAGTAAAAAAAGAAGATGGTAGTACCAGAAAATTCACAACACACAATATCTTAGTATGTACCGGCAGTAGGCCCCGAATGCCCGCAGGAATTGAAGTAGATGAAGAAATTATCTTAACCAGCGATGGAATAAAAAATATTAAAACATTACCCAAAAGTTTAGTTGTAGTTGGAGCCGGTGTAATTGGTTGTGAATTTGCAACAATATTTTCGGCGCTGGGAAAAACCAAAGTTTATTTGGTGGATAAAGCTGACCGGATTTTACCGTTTGAAGATGAAGATGTGGCCAAAGTAATTTCGGATGATTTAGAATCGCATGGAGCAGTAATTCACCACGGTGCATCGTTAAAGCACATGCAAATTAAAAACGGGTTGGTAGAATATGAGTTGAGTTATAAAGACGGAACGACAGAAAAAATTACTGTGGAAAAAGCTTTGATATCTATTGGAAGGGTGCCGAATGTGAATAACATAGGCTTTGAAAATGTAGGTTTAAAAATGGCTGAACGAGGTGGAGTTTGGGACGATGACACCCAAACCAATATTAGTAATATTTATGTGGCCGGTGATGTTACAACAGAAGTGGCATTGGTAAATGTTGGTGAACGTGAAGCTAGGCATGCAGTGGTGAGAATGTTTGGGCCTACTGTTAAACCGCTTTCCTATAAAAATATAAGTACCATTATGTTTTTAAATCCGGAAGTGGCGGCTGTTGGCATGAATGAACAAGAATGCCGGGCAAAAGATATACCACATAAGGTGGTGAAATTGGATTTTGCAACCAACGCACGTGCTATAGCCATGCGAAAAACAAAAGGTTTTTTTAAAATTATTGTTACTAACGATAACGGGATGCGCATTTTAGGAATGCGCGTAGTAGGAGAACATGCCAGTAGTGCTATTCAGGGAGTGGCCTATTTAATTTATACCAATCAGGGTATTCGTGAATTGGCAGACATGATGCATCCGCACCCAAGTATTATTGAAGGTGTGCAGGAATGTTTAAGGATGCTGTTGAATAAATCCATTTATAAACCATATGTGTTTACCGATCGCTTGAAATGTTACGTTTATGAAAATGGAAAAACCACACCCATTGAAAATTTTCACTAA
- a CDS encoding DNA polymerase/3'-5' exonuclease PolX, with product MLSNDEICEALELSGKLLELHGENSFKVRAYSNASYRLSKLRYNFEGKTQKDIEGIEGIGKGIASKIHELIQNNITEELKELLNKTPTGVIEMLGVKGLGPKKVAQLWKELQIESVGELLYACNENRLTTLKGFGEKTQEAVKNNIEFKISNANKHHYATVINAVNSLVDFISNQQSELSVMPVGQIRRKCEIIDSIQILIDGKKNCDTAELEKRIPIAVEFIYCEPEEFHLKLFELTATTDHLNKCGFHNLEENIFSDEEEIYSALHLQYIEPELREGLNEVELAAQNNIPELITYTDLKGILHNHSLYSDGVHSLEEMAMYCKQLGFEYFGICDHSKTAVYAQGLSIEQVILQQKEIDKLNAKETSFKILKGIESDILSDGSLDYPEEILKTFDFIVASIHSNFKMTEEHATTRLIKAIENPYTSILGHPTGRLLLARSGYPIHHKKVIDACAANKVHIELNAHPYRLDIDWRWIQYCIEKNVLISINPDAHHKEGFHDMYYGVCSARKGMLTKEMCLNALSYTELINAFKK from the coding sequence ATGTTGAGCAATGATGAAATATGCGAGGCCCTGGAATTAAGTGGCAAATTATTAGAATTACACGGCGAAAATTCTTTTAAAGTACGCGCATACTCAAACGCCTCTTATCGTTTATCAAAACTCCGGTATAATTTTGAAGGGAAAACACAAAAAGATATTGAAGGTATAGAAGGTATTGGAAAAGGAATCGCTTCTAAAATTCATGAATTAATTCAAAATAATATTACCGAAGAACTAAAGGAATTACTTAATAAAACCCCAACCGGAGTAATTGAAATGTTGGGCGTTAAGGGTCTGGGACCAAAAAAAGTTGCTCAACTATGGAAAGAATTGCAAATAGAAAGTGTTGGAGAGTTGTTGTATGCCTGTAACGAAAACCGCTTAACTACTCTAAAAGGATTCGGTGAGAAAACGCAAGAAGCAGTTAAAAATAATATAGAATTTAAAATTTCGAATGCTAACAAACATCATTACGCTACCGTAATTAACGCTGTAAATTCATTGGTGGATTTTATTAGCAACCAGCAATCTGAATTAAGTGTAATGCCTGTCGGGCAAATTCGAAGAAAATGTGAAATCATAGATAGTATTCAAATTTTAATTGACGGAAAGAAGAATTGCGATACCGCCGAATTAGAAAAACGAATTCCAATTGCTGTTGAATTTATTTATTGTGAGCCGGAAGAATTTCATCTCAAACTTTTTGAATTAACAGCAACAACCGATCATTTAAATAAATGTGGCTTTCATAATTTAGAAGAAAATATTTTTTCAGATGAAGAAGAAATTTACAGCGCACTTCATCTGCAATATATTGAACCCGAATTAAGAGAAGGGTTAAACGAAGTTGAGTTGGCCGCTCAAAATAATATTCCTGAATTAATAACGTATACCGATTTAAAAGGCATTCTTCATAATCATTCCCTTTACAGCGATGGTGTTCATTCCCTCGAAGAAATGGCCATGTACTGTAAACAATTGGGGTTTGAGTACTTTGGCATTTGCGATCATTCTAAAACCGCAGTGTACGCACAGGGATTAAGTATTGAACAAGTAATACTACAACAAAAAGAAATAGATAAATTAAATGCTAAAGAAACTTCCTTTAAAATTTTAAAAGGTATTGAAAGTGATATTTTATCGGATGGCTCCTTGGATTATCCTGAAGAAATATTAAAAACATTTGATTTTATTGTGGCTTCCATTCATTCTAATTTTAAAATGACGGAAGAACATGCAACCACCCGATTAATTAAAGCCATTGAAAATCCCTATACCAGTATTCTGGGTCATCCCACCGGACGATTGCTGTTAGCCAGGTCTGGTTATCCCATCCATCATAAAAAAGTAATAGACGCTTGTGCCGCTAATAAAGTGCATATTGAATTAAACGCACATCCTTATCGATTAGATATTGACTGGAGATGGATACAGTATTGTATCGAAAAAAATGTACTAATTTCCATTAATCCCGATGCACATCATAAAGAAGGTTTTCATGATATGTATTACGGGGTTTGTTCCGCACGTAAAGGCATGCTTACCAAAGAAATGTGTTTAAATGCACTTTCCTATACCGAATTAATTAACGCATTTAAAAAATAA
- a CDS encoding ABC transporter substrate-binding protein: MNKLLIISAFSLFLFASCGDGPDKKQGTNTEAKGGVYMGGILRTNEVEAFKSLMPISINEVNSYHIASQVYEGLVKYNQVDMTILPGIAHSWDISEDKKEYVFHLRSNVKFHDDPCFAGNKGRMVKAEDVKYCMEKLCSIDPFNNQFDVTLKDRVVGANESFEGSKTGKNPGVSGITVINDSTLKINLLYPDVSFLSILAMPGCYVYPKEAVMKYGKDMRAKCVGTGPFFVETIKEGEVVIMKKNADYWGVDADGNRLPYLDGIKWSFIRDKKSEILEFKRGNLDMVYRIPVEMFHEFMGDLEHAKTRESEFEILSSPALNTFYYGFNVQANPVFAKKEVRLAFNAAIDRQKIADFTIQGEGNAAEYGIVPYAEIFENAGYDYKSINGYKYDVDKAKELMKQAGYPGGKGFPELTLQINSGGGDRNILIAEVVQKMLKENLGVTININTIPFAEHIENIQTGKGDFFRFAWVADYPGPETFLTLFYGKHVPKSLSEKSYINTFRYINPKFDSIFEMARFEPDQAKRMKLFSEAENIMLADAPFIPIFYDENFRLEQKNVRNLPENVMNYMDMTTTYLIPPDKMPTK, from the coding sequence ATGAATAAATTATTAATTATTTCTGCCTTTTCACTGTTTTTGTTTGCATCCTGTGGCGATGGCCCGGATAAAAAGCAAGGTACAAACACAGAAGCAAAAGGAGGAGTTTATATGGGCGGAATTCTCCGCACAAACGAAGTTGAAGCTTTCAAAAGTTTGATGCCAATTTCAATCAATGAAGTGAATAGCTATCATATTGCTTCTCAAGTGTACGAAGGATTAGTTAAGTACAATCAGGTAGACATGACCATTTTACCCGGCATTGCACACTCATGGGATATTAGTGAAGATAAAAAAGAATATGTTTTTCATTTACGCTCTAACGTAAAATTTCATGACGACCCGTGTTTTGCAGGAAATAAAGGCCGAATGGTAAAAGCAGAAGATGTAAAGTATTGCATGGAAAAATTATGCTCTATTGATCCTTTCAATAATCAGTTTGACGTAACTTTAAAAGACAGAGTAGTTGGAGCCAATGAGAGTTTTGAAGGTTCTAAAACCGGAAAAAATCCGGGAGTTAGTGGTATTACTGTAATTAATGATTCTACATTAAAAATTAATTTACTTTATCCCGATGTTAGTTTCTTAAGTATTCTAGCTATGCCCGGATGTTATGTTTATCCAAAAGAAGCTGTGATGAAATACGGTAAAGATATGCGTGCAAAATGCGTAGGTACCGGACCTTTCTTTGTAGAAACTATTAAAGAAGGTGAAGTGGTTATCATGAAAAAGAATGCAGACTACTGGGGTGTTGATGCGGACGGAAACAGACTTCCTTATTTAGACGGAATTAAATGGTCTTTTATACGTGATAAAAAATCCGAAATTCTTGAATTTAAAAGAGGAAATTTAGATATGGTTTATCGTATTCCGGTTGAAATGTTCCATGAGTTTATGGGAGATTTGGAACATGCAAAAACCAGAGAAAGTGAATTTGAAATTCTATCGTCACCGGCGTTAAACACTTTCTATTATGGATTTAATGTGCAAGCTAATCCGGTATTTGCTAAAAAAGAAGTTCGTTTAGCTTTTAATGCTGCAATTGACAGACAAAAAATTGCTGATTTTACAATTCAAGGGGAAGGAAATGCGGCAGAATACGGAATTGTTCCTTACGCTGAAATATTTGAGAATGCCGGTTATGATTACAAATCAATAAACGGATATAAGTATGATGTAGACAAAGCCAAAGAATTGATGAAGCAAGCCGGATATCCAGGCGGTAAAGGTTTTCCTGAATTAACTTTACAAATCAACAGCGGTGGCGGTGACCGAAACATTTTAATTGCTGAAGTAGTTCAAAAAATGCTGAAAGAAAATTTAGGTGTTACCATTAACATCAACACAATCCCTTTTGCTGAACATATAGAGAACATTCAAACCGGAAAAGGTGATTTCTTCCGATTTGCTTGGGTAGCTGATTATCCTGGTCCGGAAACTTTCTTAACTTTATTTTATGGTAAACACGTTCCTAAAAGCTTGAGCGAAAAATCATATATCAATACTTTTAGATACATTAATCCGAAATTCGATTCGATTTTTGAAATGGCACGTTTTGAACCCGATCAGGCTAAACGTATGAAACTGTTTTCCGAAGCGGAAAACATAATGTTAGCCGATGCTCCTTTTATTCCTATTTTTTATGATGAGAATTTCAGATTGGAACAAAAAAACGTACGGAACTTACCGGAAAACGTAATGAATTACATGGATATGACAACTACCTATTTAATTCCACCGGATAAAATGCCGACAAAATAA
- a CDS encoding HAMP domain-containing histidine kinase: protein MISRTPLIISIAFSVALLALIGIQAFWITNDFNAKEDLFAEKVNDVLNVTSSKLERLDTTRGYKRTRVSRSAVVINTPFVNNQIQQGNFVRMITNQSVDSNGTQFSRITSKDYAFDSLIKNMKDDPSAFNFINQIKAQKKQLQTSSNDVFSKYPSGNDFFKDEYLFESYNNYKQKVDTVLLDSILKNEFKRNGIKAKYNYYLTSLYPGSSHHSNLAQAENMEDSVGVVYKINLSPSNRFIDPEYLIVHFPTQERDVFKSMLGSLILSLLVILILIFSFYYILASNLRHKKLSQIKNDFISNMTHEFKTPISTIALASEMLSDSSINQTPDKQTRFLRMIRDENKRLSVLVESILQTSILDKGEFKLKKTEIDVHDIINTAISNTQLLIAQKNGKIVTDLSATKHELLADKVHLTNIVFNLIDNAIKYTREIPEINIKTFNTAEGLMIEIKDNGIGISKENQRKIFDKFYRVPTGNVHNVKGFGLGLSYVLAVILKHGGTISVDSELGKGSTFKLHLPFDN from the coding sequence ATGATTAGCCGTACACCATTAATAATTTCTATAGCATTTTCAGTTGCCTTATTGGCCTTAATAGGTATACAGGCATTTTGGATTACCAATGATTTTAACGCCAAGGAAGATTTGTTTGCTGAAAAAGTGAACGATGTTTTAAATGTTACTTCATCTAAGTTAGAACGATTAGATACCACCCGGGGTTATAAACGAACCCGAGTGAGCAGATCGGCCGTGGTAATTAATACACCTTTTGTGAATAATCAAATTCAACAAGGCAATTTTGTGCGCATGATCACGAATCAAAGTGTAGATAGTAACGGCACACAGTTTAGCAGAATCACCTCAAAAGATTATGCATTCGATTCATTGATAAAGAACATGAAGGATGACCCTTCTGCTTTTAATTTTATTAATCAAATAAAGGCTCAAAAGAAGCAATTACAAACTTCTTCTAATGATGTTTTTAGTAAGTACCCTTCCGGCAATGATTTTTTTAAGGATGAGTATTTGTTTGAATCTTACAATAATTATAAGCAGAAAGTAGATACGGTTTTACTGGATTCTATTTTGAAAAATGAATTCAAAAGAAATGGTATTAAAGCAAAATACAATTATTATCTAACCTCTTTATATCCGGGCAGCTCACACCATAGTAATTTAGCTCAGGCAGAAAACATGGAAGATTCGGTTGGTGTTGTGTATAAAATAAATCTTTCACCCAGTAATCGTTTTATTGATCCGGAGTATTTAATTGTTCATTTTCCAACGCAGGAAAGAGATGTATTCAAAAGCATGTTAGGGTCGCTGATTTTATCATTACTTGTAATTCTAATTTTAATTTTCTCTTTTTATTATATCCTGGCTAGTAATCTTCGTCATAAAAAACTTTCCCAAATCAAAAATGATTTTATAAGTAATATGACGCATGAATTTAAAACACCCATTAGCACTATTGCTTTAGCCAGTGAAATGCTTTCTGATTCAAGTATAAATCAAACTCCCGATAAACAAACCCGATTCTTAAGAATGATTCGTGATGAAAACAAGCGGCTGAGTGTTTTAGTGGAAAGTATATTGCAAACTTCAATTTTAGATAAGGGGGAATTTAAATTAAAGAAAACTGAAATTGATGTGCATGATATTATTAATACGGCTATCAGCAACACCCAATTATTAATCGCTCAAAAAAATGGCAAAATAGTTACCGATTTAAGTGCCACAAAGCATGAACTTTTAGCCGATAAGGTGCATTTAACCAATATTGTTTTTAACCTGATTGATAATGCCATAAAGTATACCCGTGAAATACCTGAGATTAATATCAAAACCTTTAACACCGCCGAAGGTTTGATGATTGAAATAAAGGATAACGGTATAGGTATTAGCAAAGAGAATCAAAGAAAGATATTCGATAAATTTTATAGGGTTCCAACGGGTAACGTACACAACGTTAAGGGGTTTGGTTTGGGTTTATCTTATGTTTTAGCTGTAATTCTAAAACATGGCGGAACCATATCGGTTGATAGTGAGTTAGGTAAAGGAAGCACCTTTAAATTACACCTCCCTTTTGATAATTAA
- a CDS encoding sodium-translocating pyrophosphatase, with protein MSENLIYLIPCLGILGLIVMAVKSAWVNKQDAGDKNMQELAGYIADGAMAFLKAEWKILSVFVIFAAALLAYSGTIHEVNGQQIHSSWIISISFIIGAVFSATAGYIGMKVATKANVRTTQAARTSLKQALKVSFTGGAVMGLGVAGLAVLGLGGLFVVFLKMFNVVEVDSDQMKTAIEVLTGFSLGAESIALFARVGGGIYTKAADVGADLVGKVEAGIPEDDVRNPATIADNVGDNVGDVAGMGADLFGSYVATILATMVLGQEIKVTDSFGGMSPILLPMVICGLGIVFSIVGTWFVTIKDEKSNVQNALNMGNWASMILTVAASYFIVNWMLPDGEIDLRGVSFTKTGVFMAILVGTVVGAIMSIITEYYTAMGKKPVLSIIQQSSTGHATNIIGGLSVGMKSTVIPILTLAGGIMGSYYFAGLYGVAIAAAGMMATTAMQLAIDAFGPIADNAGGIAEMSQLPPEVRERTDNLDAVGNTTAATGKGFAIASAALTSLALFAAFVGIAGIEQIDIYKANVLAGLFVGGMIPFIFSALCIQAVGRAAMDMVQEVRRQFKEIPGIMEYKAKPEYEKCVAISTKASIREMMLPGAIALITPVIIGFIWGPEVLGGLLAGVTVSGVLMGIFQSNAGGAWDNAKKSFEKGVLINGEMFYKKSEPHKASVTGDTVGDPFKDTSGPSMNILIKLMSIVSLVIAPYIAVNGENSEACCEKTVSEEVLKCNINGKEYTCNSKEQCDSILNAGRKSIDEIKGAYNVDGSHSSLSFAVKHLISDVKGSINIDSGYVNFENTPGVKIFVQLDMKSINTQNEMRDDHLKEKEKFFNVPKFQKANYEASVIEKNEDAFSPYMYVAKGKLTLKGISKEVDLKFNYKGSTEQDWDGKKMNIIGLEGETTINRNDFGIEGGGSSDEIKVEVTLEALNEIK; from the coding sequence ATGAGTGAGAATTTGATTTATTTAATTCCGTGTTTAGGAATTCTTGGTTTAATTGTAATGGCGGTTAAATCTGCTTGGGTTAATAAACAAGATGCGGGAGATAAGAATATGCAGGAACTCGCCGGTTACATTGCCGACGGAGCTATGGCCTTTTTGAAAGCAGAATGGAAAATTTTAAGCGTTTTTGTAATTTTTGCAGCAGCTTTATTAGCATACTCCGGTACAATTCATGAAGTAAACGGTCAACAAATTCACTCCAGTTGGATAATTTCAATATCTTTTATTATTGGTGCCGTGTTTTCTGCAACAGCAGGATATATCGGAATGAAAGTGGCAACTAAAGCAAATGTTCGTACCACACAAGCAGCTCGTACCAGTTTAAAACAAGCCCTAAAAGTTTCGTTTACAGGCGGAGCCGTAATGGGCCTAGGAGTTGCCGGTTTGGCTGTTTTAGGATTAGGCGGATTATTTGTAGTGTTCTTAAAAATGTTCAATGTGGTTGAGGTTGATTCAGATCAAATGAAAACTGCCATTGAAGTTTTAACCGGTTTTTCTTTAGGAGCCGAGTCAATTGCCTTGTTTGCACGCGTTGGTGGAGGAATTTATACAAAAGCGGCTGATGTTGGCGCTGACTTAGTAGGAAAAGTTGAAGCGGGTATACCTGAGGATGATGTGCGTAACCCGGCAACCATTGCCGATAATGTTGGTGATAATGTTGGTGATGTTGCCGGGATGGGAGCAGATCTTTTCGGATCATATGTAGCCACTATTTTAGCAACTATGGTGCTTGGTCAAGAAATAAAAGTAACCGATTCATTTGGCGGTATGTCACCAATACTATTACCTATGGTGATTTGCGGTTTAGGGATTGTATTTTCAATTGTTGGAACTTGGTTTGTAACAATTAAAGATGAAAAATCAAATGTTCAGAATGCATTAAATATGGGCAATTGGGCTTCTATGATTTTAACTGTTGCTGCTTCTTATTTTATTGTGAATTGGATGTTGCCTGATGGTGAAATTGATTTACGAGGCGTGTCTTTTACAAAAACCGGTGTTTTTATGGCGATTTTGGTAGGAACCGTGGTTGGTGCCATTATGAGCATTATTACCGAATATTATACGGCCATGGGCAAAAAACCCGTATTGTCTATTATACAGCAATCGTCTACCGGACATGCCACTAATATTATTGGTGGTTTATCCGTAGGTATGAAATCTACCGTAATTCCAATTCTAACTTTGGCAGGTGGTATCATGGGCTCATATTATTTTGCCGGATTATACGGGGTTGCTATTGCAGCAGCTGGTATGATGGCTACTACAGCCATGCAATTGGCCATTGACGCATTTGGGCCTATTGCAGATAACGCCGGCGGAATTGCCGAAATGAGTCAGTTACCTCCCGAAGTTCGCGAACGTACGGATAATTTAGATGCAGTGGGTAACACCACAGCTGCAACCGGAAAAGGTTTTGCCATTGCCTCTGCTGCTTTAACTTCGTTAGCCTTATTTGCTGCGTTTGTGGGAATAGCGGGTATCGAACAAATTGATATTTATAAAGCCAATGTTTTAGCCGGATTATTTGTTGGCGGAATGATTCCATTTATTTTTTCTGCGTTATGTATTCAGGCGGTTGGCCGAGCTGCTATGGACATGGTACAGGAAGTAAGAAGACAATTCAAAGAAATTCCGGGCATCATGGAATACAAAGCAAAACCGGAATACGAAAAATGCGTTGCCATTTCAACAAAAGCTTCAATCCGTGAAATGATGTTACCCGGTGCCATTGCATTAATCACACCGGTAATAATAGGATTTATATGGGGACCGGAAGTATTAGGGGGTTTATTGGCAGGGGTAACAGTTTCAGGTGTTTTAATGGGAATTTTTCAATCAAATGCTGGTGGAGCCTGGGACAATGCTAAAAAATCATTTGAAAAGGGTGTGCTAATTAATGGTGAAATGTTCTACAAAAAATCGGAACCACATAAAGCATCCGTAACTGGTGATACCGTTGGTGACCCATTCAAGGATACTTCAGGACCTTCAATGAATATTTTAATTAAATTAATGTCTATTGTTTCATTAGTGATTGCACCGTATATAGCTGTTAATGGCGAAAATAGTGAAGCCTGCTGCGAAAAAACAGTTTCTGAAGAAGTACTTAAGTGCAACATAAATGGTAAAGAATATACCTGCAATAGCAAAGAACAATGTGATAGTATTTTGAATGCAGGAAGAAAAAGTATAGATGAAATAAAAGGTGCCTATAACGTTGATGGTTCTCACAGTTCATTAAGTTTCGCGGTTAAACATTTAATATCTGATGTAAAGGGAAGTATTAATATTGATAGTGGTTATGTGAATTTTGAAAATACACCGGGCGTTAAAATTTTTGTACAATTGGATATGAAGAGTATAAATACGCAAAATGAAATGAGAGATGATCATTTAAAAGAAAAAGAAAAGTTTTTTAATGTGCCTAAATTCCAAAAAGCTAATTATGAAGCTTCAGTGATCGAAAAAAACGAAGACGCATTTTCTCCTTACATGTATGTTGCTAAAGGAAAATTAACACTAAAGGGGATTAGCAAAGAAGTGGATTTAAAATTCAATTACAAAGGATCTACAGAGCAAGATTGGGATGGCAAAAAAATGAATATCATTGGTCTTGAAGGAGAAACAACTATAAACCGAAATGACTTTGGAATTGAAGGTGGTGGTTCTTCCGATGAAATTAAAGTTGAGGTTACACTGGAAGCATTAAATGAAATAAAATAA
- the xth gene encoding exodeoxyribonuclease III: MKIISYNVNGIRAAMSKGFLDWMKEENPDVVCVQEIKANPEQVGVFEFEEMGYNHYWFPAQKKGYSGVAIFSKTAPKKVIYGCGIKSYDDEGRILIADYNDFSVMSVYHPSGSSGDERQSFKMGWLTDFQLYINELKKTRPNLILSGDFNICHKPIDIHNPQSNAKTSGFLPEEREWMEGFIQSGFIDSFRHFNPAPHQYSWWSYRANSRAKNLGWRIDYNLVSKPMENRLKSASILNQAMHSDHCPVVLEIS; this comes from the coding sequence ATGAAAATAATAAGTTATAATGTAAATGGCATAAGAGCAGCAATGAGCAAGGGATTTCTGGATTGGATGAAAGAAGAAAATCCGGACGTGGTTTGTGTTCAGGAAATAAAAGCCAATCCGGAACAAGTTGGCGTTTTTGAATTCGAAGAAATGGGCTATAATCATTATTGGTTTCCGGCTCAGAAAAAAGGATACAGTGGTGTTGCCATTTTTTCAAAAACAGCGCCTAAAAAAGTAATTTACGGATGCGGAATTAAATCATATGATGATGAAGGAAGGATTTTAATTGCGGATTATAATGACTTTTCGGTTATGAGTGTTTATCACCCAAGCGGTAGTAGCGGAGACGAACGGCAATCTTTTAAAATGGGCTGGTTGACTGATTTTCAACTATATATAAATGAATTAAAAAAAACAAGGCCCAATTTAATCCTAAGTGGTGATTTTAACATTTGTCATAAGCCTATTGATATTCACAATCCGCAATCTAATGCAAAAACCAGCGGATTTTTACCAGAAGAGCGGGAATGGATGGAAGGATTTATTCAAAGTGGCTTTATCGATAGTTTTCGCCACTTTAATCCAGCTCCTCATCAATATAGCTGGTGGAGTTATAGGGCCAATTCAAGGGCCAAAAATTTGGGGTGGAGAATAGATTATAACCTTGTTTCTAAACCAATGGAAAATCGCTTAAAAAGCGCAAGTATCTTAAATCAGGCCATGCACAGTGATCATTGCCCGGTGGTATTGGAAATTAGCTAA